One Candidatus Nitrososphaera evergladensis SR1 genomic window, GTGTCGTTCCATTTTCTCATCCATTGACGCTTGTATTATCTTCGCTTTTTCTGTGTAAGCGTAGTATACATTTTCAAATATAGCTTTTTTATCGCTAATGCCAGTCATGTGATCAACTATGAATGTCCTATTGAGAGTGGTGTTGTCTAGCTCTATTAGGACAGGATACGAATCATAATGCTGGCACAGGGACAATATCTGGTTTTTAAGCTCCTGCTCCGAGTCGACTTGCAGATCAGAAATCATTTCCTCGCTGATTACCTTTTGGGCGCCATACCAGCGAATTTGCTCCGCCCTGTGTCTGGACATCAGCCGGATTTCATCCTCTAGAAAGGGCCCTGTGATTGGCTTGTAGACTTTGGCCTCGATTACTTTTGTCAACCTCTCTACCTCATCCAGACGATGGAACTAAGAAGGATAGTTTCACTCATAAAGAATCTGTTCATCCTTGCAGCAATTTCCATAATTCGTCAATCAACGTAAAATCACAAATCTTGGGAGTCTTATCTATATCCCGAAATGTAAGTGGGCCCAAAGGGATTCGAACCCTTGGCCGACCGGTTATGAGCCGGTCGCTCTAACCAGGCTGAGCTATGGGCCCGCGTACGTGCGTACGTGCAGAATCAAAAATCGGACGAGTATGTATAAAGGTTTGGAGCGTCAGCAATACATGCTGCCGACATATTTTTCCTGTACAGAATCCAAGAGCAGGTTCTGCGCCTTGAGCGACTCGACAGCGGCCGCAAACGCCTTTTCGCGTTTTTCAGCCGGCACTGCCTGCAGGATGTCGCGCCATACCTGTGCGTGCCTCACGTCGGCGTCTTCATGTATCTCAAAATAGTTGAGAGCATCCTTGTTGCCGGTCATGCCATAGAATTTTGCCAGGCCGTCTATCTTGCTCCTGCTTATCTTTGGGAGCTCTGCTTCAAACGCATACATTGCAGCGACTGCTTCCTCAAACGACAGCAAAGTGAGCGACATCATCTTTGCCACCGCGTCGTTTGTCTTTGCTGCACCTGCATAGCTGGCAAGCTCTGACTGCGAAACGCCCATCGCACCGGCAAACCTTGCCCAGGGCTCGATGTGCTCTGACTCTTCCTTCAGGTTCTCTTTAATGCCTGGAACTTTTGAGGGGTCGGTATTGTTGGCAGCTGAGGCAATGTTTTGCACGAACGCCGGGACTGCCTTTACAAGCTGAAAGTATTCCTTGGAATAGCCCTGCAGGTGGTCGACTGTCAGCCTGCCTTCCGACCACATCTGGTAGAACGGGTGCTTCAAAAGGCTGCGGTTTTCTATTTCCGAGTCGATCCTCTCTACAAGGTCGTAGTTTTCCATATTGTATCTCACTTCAAAAGCCATAGAAAAACCTTATGACAGCAAGGATTTTATGTGAATCTCCCATCGATTGTGCTCAAGTGCTCCGGTGGTGTAGTGGCTATCCTGCCGGCAACCATCCTCCGGCAAGGGGCTGCACAGTCCGGTCAAGCATTGTGGCCTTTCGAGTCGCAGATCCCGGGTTCAAATCCCGGCCGGAGCACTACTCTCTCATGTTATACCAAGTCCGATAGTAACCCTGACCACCACCTTCAGCCCTTACCATTAGCAGTAAGGTCGTTCTTACCACAGACATTAAGCTCGAAAGTCACAACGCTTGACCGGACTGTGCAACCCGACTGGAATGGCTTCCGTCAATACCTAAACAACATACAAAATCCAAAGGTAGCCAACGACACCTTGCGCTATGCCCGCCAACACTATCGCATTCTGTGGGGAGAAGGAATGGAAGAGCTTCTTCAGCTATCACAAGGGAAGCAACGACACGTTATGAAGGCAATGTCTTCTCTCTCAAAGTATCTTGGGTGTTACAATCATTGGAAGGAAATCAGAGAAGGCTACCAATTGAAATGGTCTCAACAGGACAGCCTTGAACTGTTCCATAACATAATCGACAATGAGCATAATTACAGTGCCATGATAGAATGGCTGAAAGAAGCTTGTGCCAAATCACCCAAGTCGTATGCAGATATCCTGATCTATGCCACTTTAACTGGCCTAAGAGCACAAGAGGTCATAGATAGCATACGCTTGATCAAGACTACTCCTGAAAATTACCTGAAAAAAGATTCAATGATTCTAGAGCACTATCGATATCCCAATCTCTTTATCAGACGAACCAAGAAAGCATACGTGAGTATAGTAAGCGAAGACATACTACAATTAGCGAAGACAGCGGGCAATCACAGCTATATGGCCATTCGAATGGCGCTGGAAGAACGAGGAATGGCTACCAATATGAAGTATTGCCGCAAGATTTTCTCCACCTATCTTCGTATGAATGGCATTGAATCAGAGTTAATCGACCTACTTCAAGGGAGGATACCAAAGACTGTATTTGCGAGGCATTATTTCAGGCCAGACTTTGAAAAAGACATGGTAAGAATAAGGAATGTACTTGAAAAATTGAAGGGTGAAATTACACTGCCAGCATGACTACGGCGGATATCAAAGCTCTACGGCATATTCGCCTGTTCTCAGGAATCGATCAACTGCGCCAAAGAACGTAATAACTGTCAAGATCAAACTAAATGCCGGACTGACTACCCAATCAACTAGGAATTTTGTGTTATTTGCAGCCTGCAAACACTTGTCTTGATTGTCTGTCATTCTCATACATTGTGCAACCGTGGTATCGTAGGTACTGTTGAAAATCCGTGCCAAGCCTTCCTTAATGGGATCAAATATCCACCCGAGAACATATTCGGTGACCAAATGCCATGATAACCAAAGCAAAAGAAAGACAACAATCTGTATTTTAGTTACCATAGGCAGACAGAATCTTGTTCCGGTATTTACCTACTAAAGTTTTCGAACTATCTTTTGGCATGGGCAGCTTTCAAATAACTCTCCCATTTTTCTAGCCGCCCTATGGAAAAAGAAAAATGCAAAACATGCAATGGCCGGGGATATGTGGTGATCGGTACAACTACTACGAGTTGCGAAGCCTGCAAGGGTAATGGTGTGATCACTTCTAACACTATGGAGAACTACTTTGGTTAAAAGCTGTCTTGCTTCCACTATTAGATCCGTTAATAAATTGCAAATTTTTTATATTATCACAATAAATCAATTCTATGTCAGAAGAAGACCCAAGGCGTACAGCTCTTTACCAACGTCTACAGGTTCTTGGAGTCAATGTATCTAAGATAAAGGACATGGAGATTACATTAGAGGCTCTTTTAGAGCTGACTGAAAGATTGGAGGAGATCATTCAAACAGATAAGTTTTAGGCACCACCGACAGCACAAAAAAATACTGCGGCCTTGTGATCTTACCAAGTCTACAACCAAACCTTTCTGGTAATGGCAAAATCTTCAATGATACCTACTTCTGATCCCCTGTTTACCAGAGTAACACGTATTCTGGAAGCATAGGGAGTATAAGGAATTGGAGTGAATGCTAACGAGTATTTCTGCCCTTCTTGGCCAGTAATATCAGCTTCTTCCGTACTCTTATAGCGTAAAATGTATGGGTGTCTGGGGTTGCTTTTTCCCGCCGGGTCAGGGGAGATTCCTGCCACCGGTGCCACTTCGCCCGCACCTACGCCCCAATTCTTGGTTATCAAATCGACAAACGTTTCATGCCCTTGTTGGATACTGACACCAGCTCCACTAGTACCCCAGATCTCTACGTTCAGACCAAGATATCGATAATTCCCATGGAGTTCGAATAAGTAAAGCTCTCCGCTTTCTTTTTGATCTATTACAACTCTTTCTTCTCTGCCCTCTAATGCCAAGTTGCTAATGTCATTTTGAACGAATTGATACTTTCTGCCAAAGTTGTCGGTTTGAACAGCGTGTATGGATTGATTTATGGACTTATTTGTTGACATGTTTTTATCACCTGAAACGGTTGCAATCCGCCGTCAGTGCTTTAATGAAAATTGCCTCATTGCTAAGATTTCGGATAGAGTTGTAGTCTCCAAGATTGGTGGAGCGGATAATGCCTCTATCCACGTCATCAAGAATATTCATTGCAATCTTGCATACTTCTGCTTTCGCTCCCCTAGATAATCTTGGAACCAGCCTGTTAACAGCTCTTACACTTTTGTCT contains:
- a CDS encoding integrase; translation: MQPDWNGFRQYLNNIQNPKVANDTLRYARQHYRILWGEGMEELLQLSQGKQRHVMKAMSSLSKYLGCYNHWKEIREGYQLKWSQQDSLELFHNIIDNEHNYSAMIEWLKEACAKSPKSYADILIYATLTGLRAQEVIDSIRLIKTTPENYLKKDSMILEHYRYPNLFIRRTKKAYVSIVSEDILQLAKTAGNHSYMAIRMALEERGMATNMKYCRKIFSTYLRMNGIESELIDLLQGRIPKTVFARHYFRPDFEKDMVRIRNVLEKLKGEITLPA
- a CDS encoding iron-containing redox enzyme family protein, which gives rise to MAFEVRYNMENYDLVERIDSEIENRSLLKHPFYQMWSEGRLTVDHLQGYSKEYFQLVKAVPAFVQNIASAANNTDPSKVPGIKENLKEESEHIEPWARFAGAMGVSQSELASYAGAAKTNDAVAKMMSLTLLSFEEAVAAMYAFEAELPKISRSKIDGLAKFYGMTGNKDALNYFEIHEDADVRHAQVWRDILQAVPAEKREKAFAAAVESLKAQNLLLDSVQEKYVGSMYC